Sequence from the Longimicrobium sp. genome:
CGCATCGCCGTGCGCGGCGACGGGCTGCTGGCAACGCGCGTGAGCCCCGAGGGCGCCGAGCGGCTCGCCGCCGTGCTCCCGGGCGTGGAGATCAACGAGCTGGGCCGCACCGCCTACCTGGCGCCCGCGATCCCCGCGCCGCGCCGCACGCGCGGCCCCGTGCTGATCGTCACCGCCGGCACGAGCGACCTCCCCGTGGCCGAAGAGGCGGCGGATACCCTCCGCGCCTTCGGCAGCCCCGTGGAGCGGCTGACCGACGTGGGCGTGGCCGGGCTGCACCGCATCCTCTCCGCGGGCGAGGTGCTGCAGCGCGCCGCCGTCGTCATCGTCATCGCGGGGATGGAGGGCGCGCTTCCATCGGTGGTCGGCGGGCTGGTGTCCGCGCCGGTGATCGCGGTGCCGACGAGCGTGGGGTACGGCGCGGCGTTCGGCGGGCTGGCCGCGCTTCTGGGGATGCTCAACTC
This genomic interval carries:
- the larB gene encoding nickel pincer cofactor biosynthesis protein LarB, producing the protein MTPERLRALLDEVARGETAPEIAEQRLRWTPAEELGFATVDHHRALRHGFPEVIFGAGKTPDQLAAIAERIAVRGDGLLATRVSPEGAERLAAVLPGVEINELGRTAYLAPAIPAPRRTRGPVLIVTAGTSDLPVAEEAADTLRAFGSPVERLTDVGVAGLHRILSAGEVLQRAAVVIVIAGMEGALPSVVGGLVSAPVIAVPTSVGYGAAFGGLAALLGMLNSCASGVTVVNIDNGFGAAVAAARINLLTSS